From Elusimicrobiota bacterium, the proteins below share one genomic window:
- a CDS encoding aminoacetone oxidase family FAD-binding enzyme: MTYDLIIIGGGASGLAAACAAANVGAGILVIEKNHVPGRKILSTGAGKCNFSNFQISPDHYHIHNPAFLEQTFKALSPAEIPAFFEKLGLLCTRGENGRLFPRSMKAQDVVGVLVNRLGVLGVTLLTLTEVTAIRKEKDGFLVETFAVAPRWEKKAAESVKKNYSAKRVILAAGGATYPQIGGSLKGYALLESFGHSVSAPRPALVPLKIKEKIVKNLDGVRLEARLSLTDGKDKLAETAGELLFTGYGISGPATLDLSRAALQALDNGPVFAEADFFPEWPAQKFDGVLRERARAFSGRPFSHFACGLLNDKILKAAAELAVIDWRATLPGIEKVVKFGGILKCFRLEITGATGFEDAMVTTGGCTLDEIDPSTFASKKVKGLYVTGELLDIDGDSGGYNLHLAWTSGILAGRHAAHSG, encoded by the coding sequence GTGACTTACGACCTTATCATAATCGGCGGCGGAGCGTCGGGGCTTGCCGCCGCCTGTGCGGCTGCCAATGTCGGCGCCGGTATTCTGGTTATTGAAAAAAATCATGTGCCGGGCCGCAAGATACTCTCTACCGGCGCGGGTAAATGCAACTTCAGCAACTTTCAAATCTCGCCTGACCATTATCACATTCATAACCCGGCCTTTCTGGAGCAAACTTTCAAGGCCCTGTCTCCGGCGGAGATACCCGCGTTTTTTGAAAAACTCGGCCTGCTTTGTACGCGCGGGGAAAATGGCCGTCTTTTCCCCAGGTCAATGAAAGCCCAGGATGTGGTTGGAGTGCTAGTAAACAGACTGGGCGTTCTTGGCGTAACTTTGCTGACGCTCACGGAAGTTACGGCCATAAGAAAAGAAAAAGACGGCTTTCTGGTGGAAACATTTGCGGTCGCGCCCCGATGGGAAAAGAAAGCGGCTGAATCCGTCAAAAAAAATTACAGCGCCAAACGCGTAATACTAGCCGCAGGAGGGGCGACCTATCCGCAGATAGGGGGTTCGCTTAAAGGCTACGCTCTGCTTGAAAGCTTTGGGCACAGCGTCAGCGCGCCGCGCCCGGCCCTGGTGCCGCTAAAGATCAAGGAAAAAATCGTAAAGAATCTTGACGGCGTCAGGCTTGAGGCGCGCCTGAGCCTGACGGATGGAAAAGATAAACTGGCTGAAACAGCGGGGGAACTGCTTTTTACCGGCTACGGAATTTCCGGTCCGGCCACTCTTGACCTCAGCCGCGCCGCGCTGCAAGCGCTGGACAACGGCCCGGTTTTCGCGGAGGCGGATTTTTTCCCGGAATGGCCCGCTCAAAAATTTGACGGCGTACTGCGTGAACGCGCCAGGGCTTTTTCCGGCCGGCCTTTTTCGCATTTTGCCTGCGGCTTATTGAACGATAAAATTTTAAAGGCGGCGGCGGAACTGGCAGTTATTGACTGGCGGGCAACACTGCCTGGTATTGAAAAAGTTGTCAAGTTCGGGGGAATTTTGAAATGCTTCCGGCTTGAAATCACAGGAGCCACGGGTTTTGAGGACGCCATGGTTACTACGGGCGGCTGTACTCTGGATGAAATAGACCCTTCCACCTTCGCTTCCAAAAAAGTCAAAGGGCTTTATGTGACCGGCGAACTTCTGGACATTGACGGGGATTCCGGCGGCTACAATTTACACCTGGCCTGGACCTCAGGCATACTCGCGGGCCGCCACGCGGCACATAGCGGCTAG
- a CDS encoding inorganic phosphate transporter gives MDSTLLAVIGLVTLALVFDFLNGFHDAANSIATIVSTRVLSPRQAVIWAAFFNVLAFFLFSHAVANTMGKGIVDISIIDTHIIFGALIGACAWNILTWYYGMPSSSSHALMGGLAGAAIVKAGTGVLVMSGIMKVLIFIVISPVLGLLLGLLFGTVVYRLFSKSTPSKVDHLFRKGQLLSSAAYCIGHGGNDAQKTMGVITGLLCSAGYLSEFKVPGWVALICYAAMGLGTMFGGWRIVKTMGHKISKLKPIDGFCAETGAAVTLFFASSMGAPVSTTHTITGAIMGVGTIKRFNAVKWGVAGQIVWAWVLTIPGSALISAAVYWLSVHLFR, from the coding sequence ATGGATAGTACCTTGCTTGCAGTGATCGGGCTTGTAACTCTGGCCCTGGTATTCGACTTCCTTAACGGCTTTCACGACGCCGCCAACTCCATAGCTACCATCGTTTCAACGCGGGTGCTTTCCCCCCGTCAGGCGGTTATATGGGCGGCCTTCTTCAATGTTTTGGCCTTCTTCCTGTTCAGCCACGCGGTGGCCAATACCATGGGTAAAGGGATAGTTGACATCAGTATTATAGACACACACATTATCTTTGGAGCGCTGATAGGGGCCTGCGCCTGGAATATCCTCACCTGGTATTACGGCATGCCTTCAAGTTCGTCGCATGCCCTTATGGGCGGATTGGCGGGCGCTGCCATTGTAAAAGCCGGCACAGGCGTGCTTGTAATGAGCGGCATAATGAAGGTTTTGATCTTTATAGTAATTTCGCCTGTGCTGGGACTGCTGCTGGGGTTGCTTTTCGGTACGGTGGTTTACCGATTGTTCAGTAAATCAACTCCGAGCAAGGTGGACCATCTCTTCAGAAAGGGACAGCTGTTGTCTTCCGCCGCTTACTGCATCGGCCACGGAGGCAATGACGCGCAGAAGACCATGGGCGTAATAACCGGCCTGCTGTGCAGCGCGGGATATTTGAGCGAATTTAAAGTACCGGGCTGGGTGGCTTTGATCTGCTACGCGGCCATGGGGCTTGGCACGATGTTTGGCGGCTGGCGCATAGTAAAAACCATGGGTCATAAGATCTCAAAATTAAAACCAATAGACGGGTTCTGCGCTGAAACCGGGGCCGCTGTCACACTCTTTTTTGCATCCTCAATGGGCGCGCCCGTAAGCACCACTCACACCATAACCGGCGCCATAATGGGCGTGGGAACCATAAAACGGTTTAATGCCGTAAAATGGGGCGTGGCGGGCCAGATTGTGTGGGCCTGGGTGCTTACGATTCCCGGCTCCGCCCTGATCTCAGCAGCAGTCTACTGGCTGTCGGTGCATCTATTCAGATAA
- the pepT gene encoding peptidase T, translating to MDFKNQLYRRLEKYAKIDTKSDEASKNFPSSKGQLTLGKLLKAELKAIGAKSVKMDKYGYVTAEIPATVKGKIPVIGFLAHMDTSPEVSGKGVKPQVHRNWRGGDIVISRKHGVILNTKNCPELAACRGEDIVTASGDTLLGADNKAGLAIIMTVAEHLLDHPEIPHGKLKIGFTPDEEVGQGVKYFNVKSFGADYAYTFDGDVAGAIEEETFNADGVKISVKGKSVHPGSAKDALANAARIAADIVSAWPENRLPETTAGRDGFIMFTDIKGEIETAEISGIAREHDLAKLKALEKHLAAIVAEKRIKYPLAEIKLEFNEQYRNMGPVIRKHPKVMANLTAAVKEAGLTPHIKPVRGGTDGSRLSFMGLPTPNVFTGGYNYHGRYEWVSLGGMQKSAEVLTNLARKWAE from the coding sequence ATGGACTTCAAAAACCAGCTTTACAGGCGGCTTGAAAAATACGCAAAAATCGACACTAAATCGGACGAGGCCTCAAAAAATTTCCCGTCCTCAAAAGGCCAGCTGACGCTGGGGAAATTGCTGAAGGCCGAACTTAAGGCCATAGGCGCAAAAAGCGTTAAGATGGATAAATACGGCTATGTAACCGCCGAAATCCCGGCCACGGTAAAAGGCAAAATCCCTGTTATAGGTTTTTTGGCGCATATGGACACTTCGCCCGAAGTAAGCGGCAAGGGCGTCAAACCGCAGGTGCACCGCAACTGGCGCGGCGGCGACATAGTGATAAGCAGGAAACACGGCGTTATACTCAACACTAAAAACTGCCCGGAACTGGCCGCCTGCAGGGGGGAGGATATAGTTACGGCGTCGGGCGACACTTTGCTCGGAGCCGATAATAAGGCGGGGCTCGCCATAATAATGACGGTGGCCGAGCACCTGCTTGACCATCCGGAAATACCGCACGGCAAACTCAAGATCGGCTTCACTCCCGACGAGGAAGTGGGGCAGGGCGTGAAGTATTTTAATGTTAAGTCTTTCGGCGCGGACTACGCCTACACTTTTGACGGAGATGTGGCTGGCGCGATAGAAGAGGAAACTTTTAACGCCGACGGAGTAAAGATCTCCGTAAAAGGAAAAAGCGTTCACCCCGGCTCGGCAAAAGACGCTTTGGCTAACGCCGCCCGTATAGCGGCGGACATCGTTTCTGCCTGGCCGGAGAATCGTCTGCCCGAGACCACGGCCGGCCGCGACGGGTTTATAATGTTCACGGATATCAAGGGCGAAATTGAGACCGCAGAGATTTCCGGCATAGCGCGTGAACATGATCTGGCTAAACTTAAGGCCCTTGAAAAGCATCTTGCGGCCATTGTGGCGGAGAAAAGGATCAAGTACCCGCTGGCTGAAATAAAGCTGGAATTCAACGAACAGTACCGCAATATGGGTCCTGTAATCAGGAAACATCCGAAGGTAATGGCGAATTTGACGGCGGCGGTGAAAGAGGCGGGACTTACGCCCCATATTAAGCCGGTGAGAGGGGGGACCGACGGATCCCGGCTGTCTTTCATGGGCCTGCCCACGCCGAACGTGTTTACGGGTGGCTACAACTATCACGGCCGCTACGAATGGGTCTCGCTGGGCGGCATGCAGAAATCCGCCGAAGTCCTGACAAACCTCGCCCGGAAATGGGCGGAGTGA
- a CDS encoding tetratricopeptide repeat protein produces METEDKFLGEKKGVAAIGAISREKLFPPGNAAYQYWLNFALMRKKDGFYAEAEKAARESIKLNPEVYHSHAVLSNLLFNRGRFRESLLHARRAAALKPNDPETRSSLLRVLRVLNPGCARKIAVKIFKKDMKMSVPVLIAEKDGAAENSRWKKAALKFVSAGKYKEAFQALERLNNAGAALENQFLFYNLFTMHGAISVKECERYLRELSAMRAGPELAEWRYFYMGRLCEEIFLSEQREGFLARALGYYAKLDAKKLGKRGWMLFNRGKIYLGSRPPLYSRAESDFIAVLEACPGYWPALCRLAEIAFCRGRRKTGLEYFEKAIRNCPGFVGEIRTWRGEFLLLSGRFREALEDLDFGVALGAKYACGWRGAARLMLGDTRGAVKDLMAARKADPWDLEAKIFLAEALRERGAYGQAEEELRGLVTASCSPWIYANTALVKFKKKKTAAALADFSKIRKDIIRFVRLKTKLKTATPGDKEKLLVEFLKLSKGCRRQDAYLEPLWMK; encoded by the coding sequence ATGGAAACTGAAGACAAATTTCTCGGCGAAAAGAAGGGTGTCGCCGCAATTGGCGCAATAAGCCGGGAAAAACTTTTTCCGCCGGGAAACGCGGCTTATCAATACTGGCTTAACTTCGCGCTTATGCGGAAAAAAGACGGTTTCTATGCCGAGGCCGAAAAGGCGGCAAGGGAATCAATAAAACTGAATCCGGAGGTTTATCATTCCCATGCGGTCTTGTCGAACCTGCTTTTTAACAGAGGCAGGTTCAGGGAGTCATTGCTTCACGCCCGCAGGGCCGCCGCCCTTAAACCGAACGACCCGGAAACGCGCAGCAGCCTTCTCCGGGTTTTGCGGGTTTTAAATCCCGGTTGCGCGCGGAAAATAGCGGTAAAAATATTCAAAAAAGACATGAAAATGTCAGTCCCGGTGTTAATCGCCGAAAAGGACGGGGCCGCTGAAAATTCCCGGTGGAAAAAAGCCGCTTTAAAATTCGTGTCGGCGGGAAAATATAAAGAAGCTTTCCAGGCGCTGGAACGCCTGAATAACGCGGGCGCGGCGCTGGAAAACCAGTTTCTCTTTTACAACCTGTTCACTATGCATGGCGCGATATCCGTTAAGGAGTGCGAAAGATATCTGAGAGAATTGTCCGCTATGCGGGCCGGGCCTGAACTTGCCGAATGGCGGTATTTTTACATGGGCAGGCTGTGCGAGGAGATATTCCTGTCGGAGCAACGGGAGGGGTTTCTGGCAAGGGCGCTCGGGTATTACGCAAAGCTTGACGCCAAAAAGTTAGGAAAGCGCGGCTGGATGCTGTTTAACCGGGGGAAGATATATTTAGGTTCCAGGCCGCCTTTATATTCCAGGGCAGAAAGTGATTTTATCGCTGTGCTGGAAGCCTGCCCGGGGTATTGGCCCGCCTTATGCCGGCTGGCGGAAATAGCTTTCTGCCGGGGCCGGAGAAAGACCGGACTTGAATATTTTGAAAAAGCCATTCGGAACTGCCCGGGTTTTGTCGGAGAGATACGGACATGGCGCGGGGAATTTCTTTTGTTAAGCGGACGCTTCCGTGAGGCGTTGGAAGATCTGGATTTCGGAGTGGCTCTCGGCGCTAAATACGCCTGCGGCTGGCGCGGGGCCGCGCGCCTGATGCTGGGCGATACAAGGGGCGCCGTTAAAGACCTGATGGCGGCGCGCAAGGCTGATCCGTGGGATTTGGAGGCCAAAATATTCCTTGCCGAAGCGCTCAGGGAAAGAGGGGCATACGGCCAGGCGGAAGAGGAGTTGCGCGGGCTTGTTACAGCTTCCTGTTCCCCCTGGATCTATGCGAATACGGCCCTGGTAAAGTTTAAAAAGAAAAAGACGGCGGCGGCTTTGGCTGATTTTTCAAAAATAAGAAAAGATATTATCCGGTTTGTCCGCTTGAAGACGAAACTGAAAACAGCTACCCCCGGAGATAAGGAAAAACTCCTTGTTGAGTTCCTGAAACTGTCCAAAGGATGCCGCAGGCAGGATGCCTACCTTGAACCTTTGTGGATGAAATGA
- a CDS encoding Na+:solute symporter has translation MTNNFMALSAIDWTIIAAYTGLSMLIGLYFSKRGSKNMAEYFVAGRDVTWWLAGISMVATTFAADTPLVVSAIVRTKGLQGNWYWWSSVMGAVMCIYFFARLWRRSGIITDAEFMEVRYHGKAGAFLRGFYAFFRSILCNSIVMGWVILAMSKIVYVLLGWPKTMSVWILVCISVVYILFSGLWGVLATDFFQFILAMSGCITFAAIVMVKAGGPAALIDKAVMACSAAAAADPQSNLVAPSQLMNLFPSFDSLNAGVIMFFAFVSLQWWQSAQGDGFLAQRLFSCKNEKHSLLSVLFYSFLHYAIRPWPWIIVGLGSLIFFPVLADPETAYPLMMIKFLPVGLKGVLVASFLAAFMSTLSTHINLGASYMVNDIYKRFFVPEASDKHYVAVSRISILVMTGLAGVASLLMHSVYSAWLLGTALMSGTALIVMLRWYWWRINAWSEISGIIAALAITLSLAASPTLGADKYYALRLFIIIFGTTAVSVITTFLTEPEPYDHLEKFYRRVRPSGWWGKLAERCPDVHPVKIGMAEFTDWGLTVVCIYSSLFGIGWLVLGRIKTGVISCLLCAVLLTVILKRINLMKWD, from the coding sequence ATGACAAATAATTTCATGGCTCTTTCGGCTATAGACTGGACGATAATCGCGGCCTATACCGGACTTTCAATGCTCATTGGTTTGTACTTTTCCAAACGCGGCTCGAAAAACATGGCGGAATATTTCGTCGCCGGCAGGGACGTCACCTGGTGGCTTGCCGGCATTTCCATGGTGGCCACCACTTTTGCCGCGGACACGCCTCTTGTAGTCTCAGCCATTGTCAGGACCAAAGGGCTGCAGGGCAACTGGTACTGGTGGTCAAGCGTCATGGGAGCCGTGATGTGCATTTATTTTTTCGCGCGGCTCTGGCGGCGGTCGGGGATAATAACCGACGCGGAATTCATGGAAGTGCGCTATCACGGCAAAGCGGGCGCCTTTCTGAGGGGTTTTTACGCTTTTTTCCGTTCCATACTCTGCAATTCCATTGTGATGGGCTGGGTAATACTTGCGATGTCAAAGATAGTCTATGTCCTGCTGGGCTGGCCAAAAACCATGTCGGTGTGGATACTTGTGTGTATATCCGTGGTCTATATATTATTTTCCGGTTTATGGGGCGTTCTCGCCACGGATTTTTTCCAGTTCATTCTGGCCATGTCGGGCTGCATAACATTCGCGGCCATCGTCATGGTAAAAGCCGGAGGACCGGCCGCTCTGATAGACAAAGCGGTTATGGCCTGTTCCGCCGCCGCGGCCGCCGACCCGCAGTCCAACCTGGTTGCGCCTTCGCAGTTAATGAATCTTTTTCCGAGCTTTGATTCGCTCAATGCGGGGGTCATCATGTTTTTCGCCTTTGTGTCGCTCCAGTGGTGGCAGAGCGCTCAGGGCGACGGCTTTCTGGCGCAGAGGCTGTTCTCCTGCAAGAACGAAAAGCATTCGCTGCTTTCAGTTCTTTTTTACAGTTTCCTCCATTATGCCATAAGGCCCTGGCCGTGGATAATAGTCGGACTGGGCTCGCTTATCTTTTTCCCCGTACTGGCGGACCCCGAAACAGCTTACCCGCTCATGATGATAAAATTCCTGCCCGTGGGCCTGAAAGGCGTGCTGGTGGCGTCGTTCCTCGCCGCTTTTATGTCAACCCTCTCCACGCATATAAATCTCGGCGCGTCGTACATGGTAAATGATATCTATAAACGGTTTTTCGTCCCTGAGGCTTCCGACAAGCATTACGTGGCGGTTTCGAGAATCAGCATTCTCGTTATGACGGGACTTGCGGGCGTAGCCTCGCTTCTTATGCATTCGGTTTATTCAGCGTGGCTGCTGGGTACCGCTCTTATGTCCGGAACCGCTTTGATCGTAATGTTAAGGTGGTATTGGTGGCGGATAAACGCCTGGAGCGAGATTTCGGGCATAATAGCCGCTCTGGCTATAACATTGTCGCTGGCCGCTTCTCCGACGCTCGGCGCGGACAAATATTACGCGCTCAGGCTGTTCATAATAATTTTCGGAACCACCGCGGTTTCGGTTATAACGACCTTTTTAACGGAACCAGAACCTTACGACCATCTTGAAAAGTTTTACAGAAGGGTCAGGCCTTCGGGCTGGTGGGGCAAGCTTGCCGAGCGGTGCCCCGACGTGCATCCCGTCAAGATCGGCATGGCGGAATTCACGGACTGGGGGTTGACCGTTGTATGTATTTATTCCAGTTTATTCGGGATAGGGTGGCTTGTGCTTGGCAGGATAAAGACGGGTGTGATAAGCTGCCTGCTTTGCGCCGTGCTGCTTACCGTTATACTTAAACGGATCAATCTGATGAAGTGGGATTAA
- a CDS encoding DUF47 family protein translates to MAINFIPKELKFFDFLSLQADNIIKAADCFKSSVKKGVFDEETVKKIKDFEHEGDTLAHEIVDMLNRTFITPIDREDIYSLANTLDDILDMINSMANRIRLYKLDANEEYMIQFADTIDQSARALTNAVKHMHDTKRARRVLDHCIEVNRLENIGDQIREKAISNLFETEKDPIMVIKWKEIYEVAEGTLDTCEHVAKVIEAILVKNG, encoded by the coding sequence ATGGCCATAAACTTTATTCCCAAAGAACTGAAATTTTTCGATTTTTTAAGCCTTCAGGCGGACAATATAATAAAGGCCGCCGACTGTTTTAAGTCTTCCGTAAAAAAAGGCGTGTTCGACGAAGAAACCGTGAAGAAAATAAAGGATTTTGAACATGAAGGCGACACCCTTGCCCACGAAATAGTGGACATGCTCAACCGCACTTTTATAACCCCGATCGACCGTGAAGACATTTACTCGCTGGCCAACACACTGGATGACATTTTAGACATGATAAACTCCATGGCCAACCGCATAAGACTTTACAAGCTTGACGCCAACGAGGAGTACATGATACAGTTCGCCGACACCATAGACCAGTCGGCGCGGGCGCTGACCAACGCCGTAAAGCACATGCACGACACCAAACGCGCCCGCCGGGTGCTTGACCACTGCATAGAAGTGAACCGCCTTGAAAACATAGGCGACCAGATACGCGAAAAGGCCATCAGCAATCTTTTTGAAACCGAAAAAGACCCCATTATGGTCATTAAATGGAAGGAAATTTACGAAGTGGCCGAAGGCACCCTTGATACCTGCGAACATGTGGCGAAGGTGATAGAGGCCATACTGGTGAAAAATGGATAG